GATCCCCGTCGCCGAGGAGGCGAAGCCGCGCCGTATCGAGGTGCAGCACAGCGCGTCCCAGGCCGCCGCGATCACGCAGTCCGGCGAGCGCGCCGACGCGACGGGCTGACGCGCCGACAGGGCCCGGACGCACCGGAGGCCGGGGAGCCCGCGGGCTCCCCGGCCTCGGGCCGTCGTGCGTCAGGTCAGGCGAGCGTCGCCCGGACCGCGCGCGTCGCGGCGAGGATGCTCTCGAGCGACGGCGTGACCTCGGCGTAGCGACGGGTCTTCAGGCCGCAGTCGGGGTTGACCCAGAGCTGGTCGAGGTCGATGGCCTTGACCGCCGCCGTGAGCAGCTCCTGGACCTCGTCCTCGCCCGGCACGCGCGGGGAGTGGATGTCGTAGACGCCCGGGCCGACGGCGCGCGGGTACCCGGCGTTCGCGATGTCGGCGAGGATCTCCATCTTCGAGCGGGCCGCCTCGATCGAGGTCACGTCCGCGTCGAGGCCGTCGATCGCGCCGACGATCTGCCCGAACTCGGAGTAGCACAGGTGCGTGTGGATCTGCGTGTCGGGGCGCACGCCGGCTGTCGAGAGGCGGAACGACCGCACCGACCAGTCGAGGTACGCGGCGTGGTCCTTCTCCTTGAGCGGGAGCAGCTCGCGCAGCGCCGGCTCGTCGACCTGCACGATCGCGATGCCGGCCTCCTCGAGGTCCGTGATCTCGTCGCGCAGCGCGAGCGCCACCTGGTTCGCGGTGTCGCCGAGCGGCTGGTCGTCGCGCACGAACGACCACGCGAGGATCGTCACCGGGCCCGTGAGCATGCCCTTGACCGGCTTGCTCGTGAGCGACTGCGTGTAGTGCGTCCAGCCGACCGTGATCGGGGCGGGCCGCGAGACGTCGCCCCACAGGATCGACGGGCGGGTGCAGCGCGAGCCGTAGGACTGGACCCAGCCGTTCTGCGTCACGGCGAACCCGTCGAGGTTCTCCGCGAAGTACTGGACCATGTCGTTGCGCTCGGGCTCGCCGTGCACGAGAACGTCGAGGCCGACGGTCTCCTGGAGCTCGACCACGCGGCGGATCTCCGCGCGCATCTCCTCCTCGTACTGCTCGGTGCTGAGCTCGCCCTTGTCGTGCGCCGCGCGCGCCTTGCGGATCTCGGGCGTCTGCGGGAACGACCCGATGGTCGTCGTGGGCAGCGGCGGGAGGTTGAGGCGCTCCGCCTGGGCGCTCTTGCGCTCGGTGAACGGGCCGCGGTTGAACGCGTCCTCGGTGAGCGACGCGACGCGCTCGCGCACCTCGGGGCGGACGACGCCCGGCGCCGTGGCGCGCGAGCGGACCGCGTCCGACGCCTCGAGCAGCTGCGTGTGGATGGCCTCGCGACCCTCCGCCAGGCCCTCGGCGAGCGTGACGATCTCGGCGACCTTCTGGTCGGCGAACGCGAGCCAGGACTTCAGCGTCGCGTCGAGCGCGGGCTCGTCCTCGAGCGTGTGCGGCACGTGGAACAGCGACGTCGACGTGCCGGCCGCGACCTGCGCCGCGCCGAGCGTCTCGAGGCGCTCGAGCACCTCGAGCTCCGCGGACAGGTCCGCGCGCCAGATGTTGTGTCCGTCGATGACACCGCCGACGACGACCTTGCCCGCGAGACCGGGAACGGCGGCCGTGGGGGCCGCGCCGCGGACGAGGTCGAGCGCGACGCCCTCGACGTCCGAGGCCGCGACGACGTCGAGGCTCTCCGCGAGGTCCGCGTAGGGCGCGGCGACGAGGATCGCCGGGCGCTCGGGGCGGGCGAGCTCGGTCGCGAGCACGGTGTACGCCTGGGCGAACGCCTCGCGGACGCGCTCGAGCGGGACGTCGAGCGACTCGGAGACCAGCGCGGGCTCGTCGAGCTGGACCCACGTGGCGCCGGCCGTCGCGAGCTCGCGGAGCACCGTCGCGTACACGGGGAGCAGGTCCGCGAGGCGGTCGAGCGGCGTGAAGCCCTCGGGCGC
The Cellulomonas sp. NS3 DNA segment above includes these coding regions:
- the metE gene encoding 5-methyltetrahydropteroyltriglutamate--homocysteine S-methyltransferase, which translates into the protein MTSTTPASALPEFPAGTILGYPRIGPRRELKKAIEAFWAGKTSAEEVEAVAADLRKRTRTHLAGLGLRTDVPAIPSAFSFYDQVLDATNLVGAVPARFADLVDAEGRLDLAGYSTVARGRGEDLPLEMTKWFDTNYHYLVPEIGPETEFRYASDRTVREFVEGLADDVLTRPVLVGPVTYLALAKPTETAPEGFTPLDRLADLLPVYATVLRELATAGATWVQLDEPALVSESLDVPLERVREAFAQAYTVLATELARPERPAILVAAPYADLAESLDVVAASDVEGVALDLVRGAAPTAAVPGLAGKVVVGGVIDGHNIWRADLSAELEVLERLETLGAAQVAAGTSTSLFHVPHTLEDEPALDATLKSWLAFADQKVAEIVTLAEGLAEGREAIHTQLLEASDAVRSRATAPGVVRPEVRERVASLTEDAFNRGPFTERKSAQAERLNLPPLPTTTIGSFPQTPEIRKARAAHDKGELSTEQYEEEMRAEIRRVVELQETVGLDVLVHGEPERNDMVQYFAENLDGFAVTQNGWVQSYGSRCTRPSILWGDVSRPAPITVGWTHYTQSLTSKPVKGMLTGPVTILAWSFVRDDQPLGDTANQVALALRDEITDLEEAGIAIVQVDEPALRELLPLKEKDHAAYLDWSVRSFRLSTAGVRPDTQIHTHLCYSEFGQIVGAIDGLDADVTSIEAARSKMEILADIANAGYPRAVGPGVYDIHSPRVPGEDEVQELLTAAVKAIDLDQLWVNPDCGLKTRRYAEVTPSLESILAATRAVRATLA